The Chitinophaga pinensis DSM 2588 region CAAAATTAACCAATAGACAGAATTTTTAACTATGTGTGGAATATTTCCTATTTATCAACATCCCCTTTTTTTCGGAGCGGCAGAGTTGGTTTGAAAATTGCTGAGTCTTTTACCCGGTTTTTATTTTGTCCGGATTTTAGCTTTAATTTACAAACTTGTTTTTGATAAATAAGAAAACAAACCTCAATCGTTCTATGGATAATATTATTGAAAGTAAGGTATCACAATGGCTGGATGGCCAATTTGACGCGGAAACCGTAGCCGCAGTCAAAAAATTGCAGCAGGAGAACCCCGATGAACTGGCTGACGCATTTTACCGCAACCTGGAATTTGGCACAGGTGGTTTACGCGGTATCATGGGAGTAGGTACAAACCGTATGAATAAATATACGGTAGGTATGGCTACTCAGGGATTTGCCAACTACCTGAAACAGACCTTCACCGGAGAAATCAAGTTCGTTATTGCCCATGACAGCCGTAACAACAGCCGCTATTTTGCAGAAGTAGCTGCTAATGTACTGGCAGCCAACGGCATCAAAGTATTCCTGTTTGAAAGCCTCCGCCCTACTCCGGAACTGTCTTTCGCTATCCGTCACCTGGCCGCCAATGGTGGTATCGTACTGACAGCGTCTCACAATCCGAAAGAGTACAACGGTTACAAAGCTTACTGGAACGACGGCGCCCAGCTGGTACCTCCACACGACAAAAATGTTATCCGTGAAGTAGAAAAGATCGCTTCTATTAATGAAGTGAAATGGTCCGGCGGCGAAGCCAACATCACCCTGATAGGCAAAGAGGTCGATGAAGCTTATCTCCAGATGCTGAAAGGACTCAGCATTCAGCCGGATGTTATTAAAGAACAGCACGATCTTAAAATAGTATATACCCCGATCCACGGTACCGGTATCACCCTGGCGCCTGAGATCCTGAAACGTTATGGTTTCACCAATGTACATGTGGTAGAAGAGCAATCCACTCCGGATGGTAACTTCCCTACGGTTGTTTATCCTAACCCGGAAGAATCTGAAGCCATGAGCATTGGTCTGAAGAAAGCAAAAGAACTGGACGCGGCAATCCTCCTGGGTACGGATCCGGATTCTGACCGTGTAGGTATTGCTGTGAAAGACCTGAAAGGAGAATGGGTACTGCTGAATGGTAACCAGACGGCGGTATTGCTGTTCAACTATATTATAGAAGGCCGCAGACAGAAAGGACTGGCAGGTAGCACAGACTACGTTTGTAAAACTGTCGTTACTTCCGACCTGATCGACGTATTCGCTGCACAGAACAACGTGAAATGCTATAACGTACTGACAGGCTTCAAATGGATCGCTGACCTGATCAGAGAAAAAGAAGGTAAAGAGCAGTTCATCTGTGGTGGTGAGGAATCTTATGGTTACATGATTGGCGACAACGTACGTGATAAAGACGCTATCGCTTCTGTAGCCCTGATCTGTGAAATGGCTGCTTATGCGGCGAGCCAGGGAAGATCACTGTATGAACAACTGATCGATATCTACGTAAAATACGGTTATTATAAAGAGAACCTGATCTCCATTACCAAGAAAGGTATGAAAGGAGCAGAGGAAATCGCTGACATGATGCGTGGTTATCGTGAGAATCCACCAACCACTATCAACGGTTCTAAGGTAGTTACCTTATATGATTATGAACTGCAGCAGGTGAAGTCACTGAACAACGGTGAAGTGAAGCCGATCAATCTCCCTAAATCCAACGTACTGCAGTTTGTACTGGAAGATGGCAGCAAGATCTCTGCACGTCCTTCAGGTACAGAACCTAAGATCAAATTCTACTTCAGCGTAAACCAGGCACTGGAAAATGCAGCTGGTTTTGATGCTGCAACCAAAGCGCTTGATCAGAAAGTGGAGAATATCATTAAAGATATGAAGCTGAAATAAGCTTCCACATAAAAGAAGTCCCGGTACGACCTGATAGGATGTACCGGGACTTTTTATTGTAGCAATGATTTGTAGTCAGTTACACGAGA contains the following coding sequences:
- a CDS encoding phospho-sugar mutase, producing MDNIIESKVSQWLDGQFDAETVAAVKKLQQENPDELADAFYRNLEFGTGGLRGIMGVGTNRMNKYTVGMATQGFANYLKQTFTGEIKFVIAHDSRNNSRYFAEVAANVLAANGIKVFLFESLRPTPELSFAIRHLAANGGIVLTASHNPKEYNGYKAYWNDGAQLVPPHDKNVIREVEKIASINEVKWSGGEANITLIGKEVDEAYLQMLKGLSIQPDVIKEQHDLKIVYTPIHGTGITLAPEILKRYGFTNVHVVEEQSTPDGNFPTVVYPNPEESEAMSIGLKKAKELDAAILLGTDPDSDRVGIAVKDLKGEWVLLNGNQTAVLLFNYIIEGRRQKGLAGSTDYVCKTVVTSDLIDVFAAQNNVKCYNVLTGFKWIADLIREKEGKEQFICGGEESYGYMIGDNVRDKDAIASVALICEMAAYAASQGRSLYEQLIDIYVKYGYYKENLISITKKGMKGAEEIADMMRGYRENPPTTINGSKVVTLYDYELQQVKSLNNGEVKPINLPKSNVLQFVLEDGSKISARPSGTEPKIKFYFSVNQALENAAGFDAATKALDQKVENIIKDMKLK